One region of Camelus bactrianus isolate YW-2024 breed Bactrian camel chromosome 22, ASM4877302v1, whole genome shotgun sequence genomic DNA includes:
- the CCL25 gene encoding C-C motif chemokine 25: MNPWLLVCLVACFMGAWAPAVHAQGSFEDCCLAYHSLARPSLLRRAHSYQRQDVSGSCNLPAVIFFFPQKDRMVCGRPGARWVQIGMKILDARSKTHFKHHHGTWRNFQGPHSGVRKLSSGNAKLPLSKFSGPTRSSKRKASLLTTANTGR; encoded by the exons ATGAACCCGTGGCTCCTGGTCTGCTTGGTGGCCTGCTTCATGGGTGCCTGGGCCCCGGCTGTCCATGCTCAAG GTTCCTTTGAGGACTGCTGCCTGGCCTATCACAGCCTCGCCAGGCCATCCTTGCTCCGACGCGCACACAGTTACCAGCGCCAGGACGTGAGTGGGAGCTGCAACCTGCCGGCTGTGAT ATTCTTCTTCCCTCAGAAAGACAGGATGGTTTGTGGGAGGCCGGGGGCCAGGTGGGTGCAGATTGGGATGAAGATTCTGGATGCTCGGAGTAAGACCCACTTCAAGCACCACCATGGCACCTGGAGAAACTTCCAAG GCCCTCACTCTGGGGTGAGGAAGTTGAGCTCTGGAAACGCCAAGCTACCATTGTCAAAGTTTAGTGGTCCCACCAgaagcagcaagaggaaagccTCCCTCCTGACAACAGCTAATACAG GACGGTGA